One stretch of Micromonospora echinospora DNA includes these proteins:
- a CDS encoding cellulase family glycosylhydrolase, producing the protein MHRRTALGGALTALATAAAGVLVAAAVSTAPAAAAAGGTGTGYLHTSGNKIVDSTGATVRLTGINWFGMETDNKTFHGLWSSNPWRSQLDTMARLGYNTLRIPYSNDALKAGATATGINDFVNPDLIGLSPLQILDKVIDYAGSKGMRVILDRHRPTSAGQSPLWYTSTVSEATWINDWKMLAQRYAGNTTVIGADLHNEPHAEGTNPAATGACWGCGDTARDWRLAAERAGNAILGVQPNWLIFVEGVSCPSGGLSNVWDNDPSNDEDCGWWGGNLSKAGQFPVRLNVANRLVYSPHEYATSVYRQAWFDDPTYPANMPAIWDKYWGYLYKQNIAPIMMGEFGTTLQDPKDKIWLQNLMAYTGTGVNGMSFTYWSWNPNSGDTGGIANDDWTTINQPKQDILTPYLIPPTGGGGTTSPSPTGTPNTSPAPTTPPPPVTGGCTATYKQINSWSGGFQGELTVKNTGTAAVNPWSATWTWPSGVTLASGWNATVTQSGTTVTAAAPGWASSLAAGASVTVGFTANGTAAAPATVKLNGTAC; encoded by the coding sequence ATGCACCGACGCACCGCCCTCGGCGGCGCCCTGACGGCGCTCGCCACCGCAGCGGCCGGCGTTCTCGTCGCCGCCGCCGTCTCCACCGCACCGGCCGCCGCGGCTGCCGGTGGCACCGGCACCGGTTACCTGCACACCAGCGGCAACAAGATCGTCGACAGCACGGGCGCGACCGTCCGGCTGACCGGCATCAACTGGTTCGGCATGGAGACCGACAACAAGACGTTCCACGGCCTGTGGTCGAGCAACCCGTGGCGCTCGCAGCTCGACACCATGGCCCGGCTCGGCTACAACACGCTGCGCATCCCGTACTCGAACGACGCGCTCAAGGCCGGCGCGACGGCGACCGGCATCAACGACTTCGTCAACCCGGACCTGATCGGGCTCTCCCCGTTGCAGATCCTCGACAAGGTCATCGACTACGCGGGCAGCAAGGGGATGCGGGTCATCCTGGACCGGCACCGGCCGACGTCGGCCGGTCAGTCGCCGCTCTGGTACACCTCGACGGTCTCCGAGGCGACCTGGATCAACGACTGGAAGATGCTGGCCCAGCGGTACGCGGGCAACACCACTGTGATCGGCGCGGACCTGCACAACGAGCCGCACGCCGAGGGCACCAACCCGGCCGCCACCGGCGCCTGCTGGGGCTGCGGCGACACCGCCCGGGACTGGCGGCTGGCCGCCGAGCGGGCCGGCAACGCGATCCTCGGCGTGCAGCCGAACTGGCTGATCTTCGTGGAGGGGGTGAGCTGCCCGAGCGGCGGCCTGTCGAACGTCTGGGACAACGACCCCAGCAACGACGAGGACTGCGGCTGGTGGGGCGGCAACCTGTCCAAGGCCGGGCAGTTCCCGGTCCGGCTGAACGTGGCGAACCGGCTGGTCTACTCGCCGCACGAGTACGCCACCTCGGTCTACCGCCAGGCCTGGTTCGACGACCCGACCTACCCGGCGAACATGCCGGCCATCTGGGACAAGTACTGGGGCTACCTCTACAAGCAGAACATCGCGCCGATCATGATGGGCGAGTTCGGCACCACGCTCCAGGACCCCAAGGACAAGATCTGGCTGCAGAACCTGATGGCGTACACCGGCACCGGGGTGAACGGGATGTCGTTCACGTACTGGTCGTGGAACCCGAACTCCGGTGACACCGGCGGCATCGCCAACGACGACTGGACCACGATCAACCAGCCGAAGCAGGACATCCTCACGCCGTACCTGATCCCGCCGACCGGCGGTGGCGGCACCACCAGCCCGTCCCCCACCGGCACCCCGAACACCTCGCCGGCGCCTACCACCCCGCCGCCGCCCGTCACCGGTGGCTGCACCGCCACCTACAAGCAGATCAACTCCTGGTCGGGTGGCTTCCAGGGTGAGCTGACGGTCAAGAACACCGGCACCGCCGCGGTGAACCCGTGGTCGGCCACCTGGACCTGGCCGTCCGGGGTGACGCTCGCAAGCGGCTGGAACGCCACCGTCACGCAGTCCGGCACCACTGTGACGGCGGCCGCGCCGGGCTGGGCGTCGTCGCTGGCGGCGGGCGCGTCGGTCACCGTCGGCTTCACCGCCAACGGCACCGCCGCCGCCCCCGCCACGGTCAAGCTCAACGGCACCGCTTGCTGA